Below is a window of Molothrus aeneus isolate 106 chromosome 14, BPBGC_Maene_1.0, whole genome shotgun sequence DNA.
ATTCCACAGTTCTAAATCCAAACGAatatttttccagcatttttagTCTTTCAACACTAACACTTGTCTCTCTGTTGGTGGGAGATGAGGACTGGGAATGGTTTGAGGATGTATTTGAGTTGATTTCTGTACTTGTTGACATGCTCAGCTCGTGGCATCCAGCACACTGCAGTCAGAGGAGCTCATCGCAAGCACGAGCCCACCTTCCACGATAAATATGGAACCATGGTGCTCCTCGGGGGAGCCTCCGTGTTCACTGCTGTCTGGAGCTATGTAAGTTGGTTTTGTCACCACTCCCTTGTGACTTGAGCTGCAGACTTAAAAAGTGTCAGTTCTGCCTGTTGGAAATAAATTCAGTGGTCAGAATTGAGGAGCTTCTTGCATAAGCAAATAGTGATGTGATAGAGGGGAAAGTTATTTTAATTGCCAGCTTGATTTGGAGTTGTTACTCAAATTTCTGCATCAATCTATTGCCTGATTTGAAAATGTATCAGAAACACAAGTGTTCTCAATTTTACTTGGGATTTCAAACCTCTACAGGTACAGCAGCAAAACTTTTAGATGAAAATACCAACATGGTGGTGGGGTGTTACATTCCAGATTCTTTCTTCTACAGTTGgatattttgaaagagaaaact
It encodes the following:
- the COX7B gene encoding cytochrome c oxidase subunit 7B, mitochondrial gives rise to the protein MFPVARAAQSLVARGIQHTAVRGAHRKHEPTFHDKYGTMVLLGGASVFTAVWSYVFTALNVEWGISPVGRVTPSEWRG